In one window of Fictibacillus phosphorivorans DNA:
- a CDS encoding DUF342 domain-containing protein: protein MDQWFHIKFENRETVALLQKNGVEIPSGEVTYSKLLAWIESKGIRHGIRNEVLSLVVENLNRFVFPGEIAKGKLPKDGESARLIPSFTNEKKLDTNENEKLDFKRLFTIPTAEFGEILARKQNATEGIAGISVFGKVIPAKKGKDLVVKNGENTVYNESEKCVYASASGEVTFQNNCVNIYPVYRVDGDVSLKTGHIDFVGNVHITGDVPSGFKINAKGDVRVEGVVEAADIISDGSVVIGGGVLGQGKGSVRCGGDFTSLYISQGNVYARGNIMVAQTILHSHCEAESYITCTSGKGNISGGTCIAGNGISANNIGNETNSKTLLYIKTNDRMDKEIIHHEQKILELEKNLEKLTHLKSVLIQKNTEQQTINRIINTISQSKLEMTNHRAEIEKSKNTLKSSIHINSTLHPNVEIAIGKYKRKIQSPYTAAKVFLEEKEIVVHTL from the coding sequence GCACTCTTACAAAAAAACGGAGTTGAAATCCCATCTGGTGAAGTCACGTATTCTAAACTGCTAGCTTGGATCGAATCTAAAGGAATACGACATGGAATTCGAAATGAAGTATTGAGTTTAGTGGTTGAAAATCTAAATCGTTTTGTTTTCCCTGGTGAGATCGCAAAAGGGAAACTCCCGAAAGATGGAGAGTCTGCAAGACTTATTCCATCTTTCACAAATGAGAAGAAGCTAGATACAAACGAGAATGAGAAGCTAGATTTTAAACGACTTTTTACAATTCCTACAGCTGAGTTCGGAGAGATCTTAGCAAGGAAACAAAACGCGACAGAAGGCATAGCAGGAATAAGTGTTTTTGGAAAAGTGATACCTGCAAAAAAAGGTAAAGATTTAGTAGTAAAAAATGGTGAGAATACCGTTTATAACGAAAGTGAGAAATGTGTCTATGCATCAGCAAGTGGAGAGGTTACGTTCCAAAATAATTGTGTAAACATTTATCCTGTTTATCGAGTAGATGGTGATGTTTCCTTAAAGACCGGTCATATTGATTTTGTTGGAAATGTTCACATAACCGGTGATGTACCTTCAGGGTTTAAAATAAATGCAAAAGGTGATGTTCGAGTCGAAGGCGTCGTTGAAGCAGCTGATATTATTTCTGACGGAAGCGTTGTGATCGGTGGCGGTGTTTTAGGTCAAGGTAAAGGTTCGGTTCGTTGTGGTGGGGATTTCACTTCCCTTTATATTAGTCAAGGAAATGTATACGCGAGAGGAAACATAATGGTAGCACAAACGATCCTTCACAGCCATTGTGAGGCGGAATCTTACATTACATGTACGAGTGGAAAAGGAAATATATCGGGTGGCACCTGTATTGCAGGAAACGGAATCTCAGCAAATAACATAGGAAACGAAACAAACTCCAAAACGTTATTATACATAAAAACAAATGATAGAATGGATAAAGAAATCATACATCATGAACAAAAAATTCTTGAATTAGAAAAAAATTTAGAAAAATTAACTCATTTAAAAAGCGTTTTGATTCAAAAAAATACAGAGCAACAAACGATTAATAGAATTATAAATACGATTTCTCAATCGAAACTGGAGATGACTAACCATCGAGCGGAAATCGAAAAAAGTAAAAATACTTTAAAATCTTCTATTCATATTAACAGCACCCTTCATCCTAATGTAGAGATCGCGATCGGAAAGTATAAACGAAAGATTCAATCTCCATACACGGCTGCAAAAGTATTTTTAGAAGAAAAGGAAATTGTTGTTCACACGCTATAA
- a CDS encoding DUF6115 domain-containing protein: MYALVFLSVMLNIVCLYLIFNLNKKLQQQNNSHESKISEEVEELLELFSEEMKMENERLHDMIIEFTQKNHQQLVLDEKTDEISNIGTEETDIGQKDSDDKHFSKETNEVLILAQKGYNAEEIAKILHRGKGEVELLLKFYR, encoded by the coding sequence ATGTACGCTTTAGTTTTTCTAAGTGTGATGTTAAACATAGTATGTTTATATTTAATTTTTAATCTAAACAAGAAATTACAACAACAAAATAACTCACATGAATCAAAAATAAGTGAAGAAGTAGAAGAGCTTCTTGAGCTTTTTTCAGAAGAAATGAAGATGGAAAATGAACGCTTGCATGATATGATCATAGAATTCACTCAGAAAAATCATCAACAACTGGTTCTGGATGAGAAAACTGATGAGATCTCTAATATAGGAACAGAAGAAACAGATATAGGCCAGAAAGATTCAGACGATAAACATTTCTCTAAAGAGACAAATGAAGTATTAATATTAGCTCAAAAAGGATATAATGCTGAAGAAATTGCAAAAATCCTACACCGAGGAAAAGGTGAAGTTGAGTTGCTTTTAAAATTTTATCGATAA
- the rpsB gene encoding 30S ribosomal protein S2: MAVISMKQLLEAGVHFGHQTRRWNPKMSRYIFTERNGIYIIDLQKTVKKVEECYNVMRNIAADGGKILFVGTKKQAQDSVKEEAQRSDMYYINQRWLGGTLTNFGTIRKRINRLKDLEKMQEDGTFEVLPKKEVILLKKEMERLEKFLGGIKDMNKLPDALFVVDPRKERIAIAEARKLNIPIIAIVDTNCDPDEVDHVIPGNDDAIRAVKLLTGKMADAIIEANQGGEEVAEAAEEETTA; the protein is encoded by the coding sequence ATGGCAGTAATTTCAATGAAACAATTGTTAGAAGCTGGTGTACACTTTGGTCATCAGACTCGCCGTTGGAATCCGAAAATGTCTCGTTACATTTTCACAGAAAGAAACGGTATCTACATTATCGATCTTCAAAAGACGGTAAAGAAAGTTGAAGAATGCTACAATGTTATGCGTAACATCGCAGCAGACGGCGGAAAAATCCTTTTCGTTGGAACTAAGAAACAAGCTCAAGATTCAGTTAAGGAAGAAGCTCAACGTTCTGACATGTACTACATCAACCAACGTTGGTTAGGTGGAACTTTAACAAACTTCGGAACAATCCGCAAGCGTATCAACCGCTTGAAAGATCTTGAAAAAATGCAAGAAGACGGTACTTTTGAAGTACTTCCTAAAAAAGAAGTTATTCTTCTTAAAAAGGAAATGGAGCGTCTTGAAAAGTTCCTAGGCGGAATCAAAGACATGAACAAGCTTCCTGACGCATTATTCGTAGTTGACCCTCGTAAAGAGCGCATCGCGATTGCTGAAGCTCGTAAATTAAACATCCCGATCATCGCTATCGTTGATACGAACTGTGATCCGGACGAAGTTGATCACGTTATCCCTGGTAACGATGATGCAATTCGTGCAGTTAAACTTCTTACTGGTAAGATGGCAGATGCTATCATCGAAGCTAACCAAGGCGGAGAAGAAGTAGCAGAAGCAGCTGAAGAAGAAACTACTGCTTAA
- the tsf gene encoding translation elongation factor Ts produces the protein MAITAQMVKELREKTGAGMMDCKKALTETDGNMEAAIDYLREKGIAKAAKKADRIAAEGLTSVIVDGNKAVILEVNSETDFVAKNENFKNLIAELGNHLLATEPASVEDALASDFNGTSVNDYINAAIAKIGEKLTLRRFEILKKDENAAFGAYLHMGGRIGVLSVLEGTTEEEVAKDVSMHVAAVNPKYISRDEVSEEEVSRERKVLTEQALNEGKPENIVAKMVEGRLGKYFEDICLNDQSFIKDPDQKVGKYVASKGATVKAFIRFEVGEGLEKREDNFAEEVMSQVKK, from the coding sequence ATGGCTATTACAGCACAAATGGTTAAAGAATTGCGTGAGAAAACTGGCGCAGGAATGATGGATTGTAAGAAAGCATTAACTGAAACAGATGGTAACATGGAGGCGGCAATCGACTACCTTCGTGAAAAAGGGATCGCGAAAGCTGCTAAGAAAGCTGACCGTATCGCTGCAGAAGGTCTAACATCTGTAATCGTTGACGGAAACAAAGCAGTTATCCTTGAAGTGAACTCAGAAACAGATTTCGTTGCGAAGAACGAAAACTTCAAAAACTTAATCGCTGAGTTAGGTAACCACTTGTTGGCTACAGAGCCTGCATCAGTAGAAGATGCACTAGCTTCTGACTTTAACGGAACTTCAGTAAATGATTACATCAACGCAGCAATCGCTAAAATCGGAGAAAAGCTTACACTTCGTCGTTTTGAAATCTTGAAAAAAGACGAGAATGCAGCATTCGGCGCTTACCTTCACATGGGTGGACGCATTGGAGTTCTTTCAGTTCTTGAAGGAACTACAGAAGAAGAAGTTGCAAAAGACGTTTCTATGCACGTTGCAGCAGTAAACCCTAAATACATCTCTCGTGACGAAGTTAGTGAAGAAGAAGTATCACGCGAGCGTAAAGTGTTAACAGAGCAAGCACTTAACGAAGGAAAGCCTGAAAACATCGTAGCTAAAATGGTAGAAGGACGTCTTGGTAAATACTTCGAAGATATTTGCTTAAACGACCAATCTTTCATTAAAGATCCAGACCAAAAAGTTGGTAAATATGTAGCTTCTAAAGGTGCTACTGTTAAAGCCTTCATTCGCTTTGAAGTTGGAGAAGGTCTTGAGAAGCGTGAAGACAACTTCGCTGAAGAAGTAATGTCTCAAGTTAAAAAGTAA
- the pyrH gene encoding UMP kinase yields the protein MTTSKYKRVVLKLSGEALAGEQTSGIDPKIVQSIAEQVKEIVELDVEVAVVVGGGNLWRGKTGSEMGMDRASADYMGMLATVMNSLALQDSLENIGVQTRVQTSIEMRQVAEPYIRRKAIRHLEKKRVVIFAAGTGNPYFSTDTTAALRAAEIEAEVILMAKNNVDGVYSADPKLDENAVKYTTLSYLDLLKDGLAVMDTTASSLCMDNDIPLVVFSIMEEGNIKRAVAGEKIGTVIRGRN from the coding sequence ATGACTACTTCAAAATATAAACGAGTCGTCTTGAAATTAAGTGGAGAAGCACTAGCAGGTGAACAAACATCTGGAATCGATCCAAAAATCGTTCAGTCAATTGCAGAACAAGTAAAAGAAATCGTTGAACTCGACGTAGAAGTTGCTGTAGTAGTAGGCGGCGGAAACCTATGGCGTGGTAAGACGGGCAGTGAGATGGGAATGGACCGTGCTTCAGCAGACTATATGGGCATGCTTGCTACTGTGATGAATTCATTAGCCCTTCAAGACAGTCTTGAGAACATCGGGGTTCAAACAAGAGTACAAACATCAATAGAAATGCGTCAGGTTGCAGAACCTTATATCAGAAGAAAAGCCATTCGTCACCTTGAAAAAAAACGCGTTGTCATTTTTGCAGCAGGAACTGGTAACCCGTATTTCTCAACAGATACGACTGCCGCACTAAGAGCAGCGGAAATTGAAGCAGAAGTCATCTTGATGGCTAAGAATAACGTGGACGGCGTATATTCAGCAGATCCTAAATTGGATGAGAACGCTGTTAAGTATACGACATTATCATATCTTGATCTTTTAAAAGATGGACTAGCAGTTATGGATACAACAGCATCATCACTATGTATGGATAATGATATCCCGTTAGTTGTTTTCTCGATCATGGAAGAAGGAAACATCAAACGAGCAGTGGCTGGAGAAAAAATTGGAACCGTTATAAGGGGGAGAAACTAA
- the frr gene encoding ribosome recycling factor, with protein MAKEVLTQAEEKMQKAIGALRREYSTLRAGRANPSLLDRVQVDYYGTQTPINQLAGVTTPEARLLVIQPYDKSAMADIEKAILKSDLGLTPSNDGQVIRIAIPALTEERRKELVKLVKKFAEEAKVALRNVRRDANDDLKKLEKEAEITEDELRRYNDEVQKLTDKYTAEADSVSSAKEKEIMEV; from the coding sequence ATGGCAAAAGAAGTTTTAACTCAAGCAGAAGAAAAGATGCAAAAAGCGATCGGAGCTCTAAGACGCGAATATTCAACACTTCGTGCAGGTAGAGCAAACCCTTCTCTATTAGACAGAGTACAGGTTGATTACTACGGAACTCAAACGCCGATCAATCAACTAGCTGGTGTAACAACTCCAGAAGCTAGACTTTTGGTGATTCAGCCTTACGACAAATCTGCAATGGCAGATATTGAAAAGGCGATTCTAAAGTCTGATCTTGGTCTAACACCTTCTAACGATGGACAAGTGATTCGTATTGCGATTCCAGCTCTAACAGAAGAACGCAGAAAAGAACTAGTTAAACTTGTTAAGAAGTTTGCTGAAGAAGCAAAAGTAGCTCTAAGAAACGTTCGTCGTGATGCGAATGATGACTTAAAGAAACTTGAAAAAGAGGCTGAGATCACAGAAGACGAACTACGTCGCTATAATGATGAAGTTCAAAAGCTTACTGATAAATACACAGCTGAAGCTGATTCTGTAAGTTCTGCTAAAGAAAAAGAAATCATGGAAGTATAA
- a CDS encoding isoprenyl transferase produces the protein MLDKLFFKKKSPENHTFSEENIPKHVAIIMDGNGRWARKRAMPRIAGHHEGMKTVRKIVKEANKIGIEVLTLYAFSTENWKRPREEVDFLMKLPGEFLNTFLPDLIKENVQVRIMGKKELLPLHTVKAVDEAINKTKNNTGLILNFALNYGSRDEITAAVKALASEVKQGRLEPSQIDDSMIEQHLMTHDLNDPDLLIRTSGEVRLSNFMLWQLAYSEFWFTEVLWPDFSEEHLREAVSQFAGRGRRYGGV, from the coding sequence ATGCTTGACAAGCTTTTCTTTAAGAAAAAAAGTCCAGAGAACCATACATTCAGTGAGGAAAACATCCCTAAACATGTAGCCATTATTATGGATGGAAATGGACGGTGGGCACGAAAACGAGCTATGCCGCGAATTGCCGGTCATCATGAAGGGATGAAGACCGTTCGTAAAATCGTTAAAGAAGCGAATAAAATTGGGATAGAAGTTTTAACCCTCTATGCTTTTTCAACTGAAAACTGGAAACGTCCACGCGAAGAAGTCGACTTTTTAATGAAACTTCCTGGAGAATTTTTAAATACTTTTCTTCCAGATTTGATTAAAGAGAATGTACAAGTGCGAATAATGGGTAAAAAAGAGTTATTACCACTTCACACAGTAAAAGCTGTAGATGAAGCGATCAACAAGACGAAGAACAACACTGGATTAATCTTAAACTTTGCTCTTAATTATGGCAGTCGTGATGAGATTACTGCTGCGGTTAAAGCTTTAGCTTCTGAAGTGAAACAAGGAAGATTAGAACCGTCACAAATTGATGATTCCATGATTGAACAGCATTTGATGACGCATGATCTAAACGATCCGGATCTTTTGATTCGCACAAGTGGTGAAGTACGATTAAGTAACTTTATGCTCTGGCAGCTTGCGTATTCTGAATTTTGGTTTACTGAAGTGTTATGGCCAGATTTTTCTGAAGAGCATCTACGAGAAGCTGTATCACAATTTGCCGGACGAGGCAGGCGGTATGGCGGTGTTTAA
- a CDS encoding phosphatidate cytidylyltransferase yields the protein MKQRIITGVIAAVLFIGITLYGSWPFSLLILLLTGIGMFELLRMKRMELSFVGGIGFLLAVLIALPQDWMSSLEPFTKTDAIILAVLLLLVVTVVQKNNTDYNHISFVLFSSIYVGFGFFYLLETRILEGGVQLLFLILFMIWATDSGAYFVGKSIGKRKLWPVISPNKTIEGAVGGIFFSLVVGVISYLTHFVDMSLSNILLISMIVGIFGQIGDLAESAYKRIYDVKDSGTLLPGHGGILDRLDSALFVFPLLHVLHLIG from the coding sequence ATGAAACAACGGATTATAACAGGTGTAATCGCAGCCGTTTTATTTATAGGGATTACCCTTTATGGAAGCTGGCCGTTCTCACTATTAATACTATTGCTGACGGGGATTGGCATGTTTGAGTTATTGCGCATGAAAAGGATGGAGCTAAGTTTCGTGGGAGGGATCGGATTTTTATTAGCAGTCTTGATTGCATTACCACAAGACTGGATGAGTTCTTTAGAACCTTTTACTAAAACGGATGCCATTATACTTGCAGTTCTTCTATTACTAGTCGTAACTGTTGTACAAAAGAACAATACAGATTACAATCATATTTCGTTTGTGCTATTTAGTTCTATATATGTTGGTTTTGGGTTTTTCTATTTACTAGAAACTAGAATATTAGAAGGTGGGGTCCAACTTTTATTCTTAATCCTATTCATGATATGGGCAACAGACTCTGGGGCGTACTTTGTTGGAAAATCGATCGGAAAACGAAAACTTTGGCCGGTTATCTCTCCAAACAAAACGATTGAAGGGGCAGTCGGGGGAATCTTCTTTAGTCTTGTTGTGGGTGTGATCAGCTATTTGACTCACTTTGTGGATATGTCATTATCTAATATTCTACTGATTTCCATGATCGTAGGTATATTTGGTCAGATAGGTGATTTGGCAGAATCGGCATATAAACGAATATACGATGTAAAAGATTCTGGTACTTTGCTTCCTGGACATGGTGGGATTTTAGATAGATTAGATAGTGCGTTATTCGTATTCCCATTGCTCCACGTGCTTCATTTGATAGGATAA
- the dxr gene encoding 1-deoxy-D-xylulose-5-phosphate reductoisomerase, whose amino-acid sequence MKSVSLLGATGSIGVQTLDVIASHPEQFKLSSMSVGKNIEAAEKIISKFQPEICAVQNEEDAKILRSKVRTSTRVVSGMEGLIEAAVSTDSTVVVNAVIGSVGLLPTLKAIEAKKTIALANKETLVTAGHLVMEQAKQHNVAILPVDSEHSAIYQCLNGEDPKRVEKLILTASGGSFRDRTREELKNVTVKEALNHPNWSMGAKITIDSATMMNKGLEVIEAHWLFSFDYSKIDVILHKESIIHSMVEFVDTSIIAHLGQPDMRVPIQYALTYPDRLELINGKRLNLWEVGKLHFQEMDYDRFRCLKLAFQAGTAGGLMPTILNAANEKAVELFLNGHISFLEIEELIERAMQKLSNVSKPDLETIQETDNRTRQYVESLLSKGR is encoded by the coding sequence ATGAAATCAGTAAGTTTACTTGGTGCAACAGGCTCGATCGGCGTGCAGACCTTAGATGTGATCGCCTCTCATCCAGAACAGTTCAAATTAAGTTCGATGTCTGTAGGTAAGAATATTGAGGCTGCTGAAAAAATTATATCTAAATTTCAACCTGAAATTTGTGCTGTTCAAAACGAAGAAGATGCAAAAATCCTTCGTTCGAAGGTAAGAACATCTACACGTGTTGTCTCAGGAATGGAAGGATTGATCGAAGCTGCGGTTTCTACAGATTCAACGGTTGTTGTGAATGCAGTAATCGGTAGTGTGGGGTTACTTCCTACATTAAAAGCGATCGAAGCAAAAAAGACGATCGCTCTGGCTAATAAAGAAACACTTGTAACAGCAGGTCATCTTGTTATGGAACAAGCGAAGCAACATAACGTCGCCATTCTTCCGGTGGATTCAGAACATTCAGCGATCTATCAGTGTTTGAACGGTGAAGACCCAAAACGTGTGGAGAAGTTGATATTGACTGCTTCTGGTGGAAGCTTTAGAGACCGTACTCGTGAAGAATTAAAAAACGTTACAGTGAAGGAAGCTTTGAACCATCCAAACTGGTCAATGGGTGCAAAAATCACGATCGATTCTGCAACAATGATGAACAAAGGTTTGGAAGTGATTGAAGCTCATTGGTTATTTTCCTTTGATTATTCGAAAATAGACGTCATTTTACATAAGGAAAGTATCATACACTCTATGGTAGAGTTTGTTGATACAAGCATTATCGCTCATTTGGGACAACCAGATATGAGAGTGCCGATACAATACGCTCTTACCTATCCCGATCGACTTGAATTAATAAACGGGAAAAGGTTAAACTTATGGGAAGTTGGAAAGTTGCATTTTCAAGAAATGGATTACGACCGTTTCAGATGTTTAAAACTAGCTTTTCAGGCAGGAACTGCTGGGGGCTTGATGCCGACCATCTTAAATGCTGCGAATGAAAAAGCGGTTGAACTTTTCTTGAATGGTCATATCTCGTTTCTTGAGATTGAAGAGTTGATTGAACGAGCTATGCAGAAGTTGTCAAACGTCAGTAAGCCAGACCTTGAGACAATACAAGAAACAGATAATAGGACTCGTCAATATGTGGAGTCACTACTTAGTAAAGGCAGGTAA
- the rseP gene encoding RIP metalloprotease RseP: MNTVIAIIIILGALIFFHELGHLLLAKRAGILCREFAIGFGPKVFAFKKGETVYTIRLLPLGGFVRMAGEDPEGIELKAGHRVGLIFNQANEVEKIVVNHRDKYPVQKTITIENADLERELYLTGFENEDSGTSTYKVKEDALFVADHQEMQIAPYNRQFGSKTIMQRTLAIFAGPAMNFLLAFVILVVFSLMQGIPTNESRLGTLQEGAGAEKAGLVKGDKIIAVQGEKMDDWKELVSVIQENPGEKLMFTINRNGEEKVVPVTLGSRKGADDKNEGFIGAHPYTESSFVGSLEYGAKQTWFMTTAIFTGLGQLITGQHGIDQLSGPLGIYEYTDQAAKAGVYMLLQWAAILSVNLGIFNLLPLPALDGGRLLFLGVEALRGKPIDPQKEGMVHFIGFAFLMLLMLVVTWNDIQKIFLG, from the coding sequence ATGAACACTGTGATAGCCATTATCATCATTTTAGGTGCTTTAATTTTCTTTCATGAACTCGGACATCTATTGCTGGCAAAACGTGCAGGCATTTTGTGTCGTGAGTTTGCTATTGGATTCGGCCCGAAAGTGTTTGCCTTCAAGAAAGGGGAAACGGTCTATACGATCCGTCTCTTACCACTTGGAGGGTTCGTACGTATGGCTGGAGAAGATCCGGAGGGTATTGAACTTAAGGCAGGTCACAGAGTTGGTTTGATCTTCAACCAAGCAAATGAAGTCGAGAAAATCGTTGTTAATCACCGTGACAAATATCCGGTTCAAAAAACGATTACCATTGAAAATGCTGATCTAGAACGTGAACTATATTTGACGGGTTTTGAAAACGAAGACTCTGGAACATCGACTTATAAAGTAAAAGAAGATGCACTATTTGTAGCTGATCATCAAGAGATGCAGATCGCTCCTTATAATAGACAGTTTGGATCGAAGACGATCATGCAAAGAACACTTGCGATCTTTGCTGGTCCTGCAATGAATTTCTTACTAGCTTTCGTGATCCTGGTCGTATTTTCACTCATGCAAGGAATTCCTACTAACGAATCGAGATTGGGTACCCTCCAAGAAGGAGCGGGAGCAGAAAAAGCTGGTTTGGTTAAAGGGGACAAAATTATTGCAGTTCAGGGCGAAAAGATGGACGATTGGAAAGAGTTAGTGTCTGTCATTCAAGAAAACCCTGGTGAGAAGCTAATGTTTACGATCAACCGCAATGGAGAAGAGAAAGTGGTCCCTGTTACGCTAGGTTCTCGTAAAGGTGCTGATGATAAGAACGAAGGGTTTATCGGAGCTCACCCATATACGGAATCCTCTTTTGTTGGTTCATTAGAATATGGTGCTAAACAAACATGGTTTATGACAACGGCTATTTTTACAGGGCTCGGACAACTGATCACGGGTCAGCATGGGATCGACCAGCTTTCTGGACCTCTTGGAATCTATGAGTATACAGATCAAGCTGCAAAAGCTGGTGTTTATATGTTATTGCAATGGGCAGCAATATTGAGTGTAAACTTAGGAATCTTTAACTTGTTGCCATTACCAGCTCTTGACGGAGGACGACTTCTCTTCTTAGGAGTTGAAGCATTGAGAGGGAAACCGATCGATCCGCAAAAAGAAGGAATGGTTCATTTTATCGGATTTGCTTTTCTAATGTTATTGATGCTTGTTGTTACATGGAATGATATACAGAAAATTTTTCTTGGTTAA
- a CDS encoding proline--tRNA ligase, translating into MRQSQLFMPTLREVPSDADVKSHQLLLRAGFIRQNAAGIYSFLPLGKKVLHKIENIVREEMNRAGSQEMMMPALQLAELWQESGRWYSYGPELMRLKDRHERDFALGATHEEVITSIVRDEVKSYKKLPLNLYQIQTKFRDEKRPRFGLLRGREFIMKDAYSFHDKQESLDDTYEAMKDAYSAIFSRCGLNFRAVLADSGAIGGKDNHEFMVLSEIGEDLIAYSTDSDFAANIEMAPVVLSEDRSSEALMELEKVETKHAKSIEEVSEFLQVAPSKVIKSLLYIADEQPVLVLVRGDHEVNEIKLKNVLSAKEVELATAEETKKWLDAEHGSLGPIQVSKEVKVIADQAVPYMVNAVCGANETGYHYTNVNHNRDFEVDETADLRFVVEGDLSPDGKGTIVFAKGIEVGHVFKLGKVYSEPMKASYLDENGKNQIMSMGCYGIGVSRTLAAVAEENNDDKGLIWPLSLTPFDVHLIAVNSKNAEQAALSDEIYTQIKNDGFDCLYDDRPERAGVKFTDSDLIGLPIRVMVGKRASDGIVEVKIRKSGESFEVPVSELSSFIKNEWDKLKN; encoded by the coding sequence ATGAGACAAAGTCAGTTGTTTATGCCAACTTTAAGAGAAGTTCCTTCAGATGCAGATGTTAAAAGCCACCAGCTCTTATTAAGAGCTGGCTTTATCCGTCAGAATGCCGCTGGAATTTATTCTTTTCTTCCTTTGGGGAAAAAGGTTCTTCATAAAATAGAAAATATTGTACGAGAAGAAATGAATCGTGCTGGTTCACAAGAGATGATGATGCCAGCACTACAGCTTGCTGAACTATGGCAAGAAAGTGGACGATGGTATAGCTATGGACCTGAACTAATGAGATTAAAAGACAGACACGAGCGTGATTTTGCTCTTGGAGCTACACATGAAGAAGTGATCACGAGTATCGTTCGAGATGAAGTGAAATCATATAAGAAGCTTCCTCTTAATCTATATCAAATTCAAACGAAGTTTAGAGACGAAAAGCGTCCACGTTTCGGCTTGCTTCGTGGAAGAGAGTTCATCATGAAAGATGCCTATTCTTTCCATGATAAGCAAGAAAGTCTAGATGATACGTATGAAGCAATGAAAGATGCCTACTCGGCTATCTTTAGTCGTTGTGGACTGAACTTCCGTGCGGTCTTAGCGGACTCAGGTGCGATCGGTGGTAAAGATAATCATGAGTTCATGGTTTTATCAGAGATTGGTGAAGATTTGATCGCGTATTCGACGGATTCAGATTTTGCAGCGAACATTGAGATGGCTCCTGTTGTTCTTAGTGAAGACCGCTCATCTGAAGCTCTTATGGAACTTGAGAAAGTAGAAACGAAACACGCGAAAAGCATTGAAGAGGTTTCGGAGTTCTTACAAGTCGCACCATCAAAAGTAATTAAATCATTGCTATATATCGCTGATGAGCAACCTGTTTTAGTTTTAGTCAGAGGCGATCATGAAGTTAACGAGATTAAGCTTAAAAATGTGCTCTCAGCTAAAGAAGTAGAATTAGCAACGGCAGAAGAAACAAAAAAATGGCTGGATGCTGAACATGGATCTCTCGGTCCGATTCAGGTCTCAAAAGAAGTTAAAGTAATCGCGGACCAAGCAGTGCCATATATGGTAAATGCAGTTTGTGGAGCAAATGAAACGGGATACCATTATACAAATGTTAACCACAATAGAGATTTTGAGGTTGACGAAACGGCTGATCTTCGTTTTGTTGTCGAAGGTGATCTGTCACCAGATGGTAAAGGAACGATCGTTTTTGCTAAAGGAATCGAAGTAGGGCATGTGTTCAAACTTGGTAAAGTTTACAGCGAACCGATGAAAGCTTCTTACTTAGATGAGAACGGTAAGAATCAAATCATGTCTATGGGTTGTTATGGAATAGGTGTTTCTCGTACATTAGCGGCAGTAGCTGAAGAAAACAATGATGATAAAGGGTTGATCTGGCCGTTATCACTCACACCGTTTGACGTTCATCTAATCGCTGTTAACAGTAAGAACGCAGAACAAGCAGCACTTTCAGATGAAATTTACACACAAATCAAGAATGATGGTTTTGATTGCTTATATGATGATCGCCCTGAACGAGCAGGTGTGAAATTTACAGATAGCGATCTTATCGGACTGCCGATTCGTGTTATGGTTGGAAAACGCGCATCAGATGGCATCGTAGAAGTGAAGATTCGTAAAAGCGGAGAATCTTTCGAAGTGCCAGTTTCTGAACTAAGCAGCTTTATTAAGAATGAGTGGGACAAGCTTAAGAATTAG